GTCCAATATTTCTCCTGCAATTCCATCTGTAATGTTGCCTTCGAGTCCTCTACCAACTTCAATTCGCATGGAACCCCCAGACAAGTCAGGATTAGAGGAAAATAATAATAGTATCCCATTGTCCTTCCCAGTCTTACCAATTCCCTTTATTCCGTCAAGATTTAATTCATTGAATATGTAATTTGAAAGAGTATCTCTATCTTGAATTTCTTGACCGTCTTTTGTAATACCGTGTCCAAAAAAAACCGGGAATAGTATAGACAATAATTTCAACTGTAGTCGAGTCATCCAATTGAC
This Candidatus Nitrosocosmicus oleophilus DNA region includes the following protein-coding sequences:
- a CDS encoding TPM domain-containing protein — its product is MQSEASPIGSRTHYVYDRAGVINEQYENLLDNYLRQLDDSTTVEIIVYTIPGFFWTRYYKRRSRNSR